In a single window of the Arachis hypogaea cultivar Tifrunner chromosome 6, arahy.Tifrunner.gnm2.J5K5, whole genome shotgun sequence genome:
- the LOC112695363 gene encoding GDSL esterase/lipase At5g18430, whose amino-acid sequence MMAFPFPSSSFIIMTCLVVIFLVAGSEAAKSNNKARAFFVFGDSLVDSGNNNYLVTTARADSPPYGIDYPTGRPTGRFSNGLNIPDLISQQLGAESVLPYLSPELRGEKLLNGANFASAGIGILNDTGAQFLNIIRMYRQLDYFGEYQRRVSGQIGAARTKTLVNQALVLITVGGNDFVNNYYLVPYSARSRQYSLPDYVKFLIIEYRKLLQRLYDLGARRVLVTGTGPLGCVPAELAMRGTNGGCSAELQRAASLYNPQLVHMIQGLNKKIGKDVFIAANTGEMHNNFVNNPKAFGFTTSQIACCGQGPYNGIGLCTSLSNLCPNRNLYAFWDPFHPSEKANKLIVQQIMSGSTKYMNPMNLSTVLALDSTSTT is encoded by the exons ATGATGGCATTCCCATTCCCATCAAGTAGTTTTATTATTATGACATGTTTGGTTGTGATTTTCTTAGTGGCGGGAAGTGAGGCGGCTAAGTCTAATAATAAGGCGAGGGCTTTCTTTGTATTTGGAGACTCACTTGTTGATAGTGGCAACAACAACTATTTAGTCACAACTGCAAGAGCTGATTCCCCTCCTTATGGCATTGACTATCCAACTGGCAGACCAACTGGCCGTTTCTCCAACGGCCTCAACATTCCTGACCTTATTA GTCAACAACTTGGCGCAGAGTCGGTGTTGCCGTACTTAAGTCCAGAGCTAAGGGGAGAGAAGCTTCTAAATGGTGCCAATTTTGCTTCCGCTGGAATTGGCATCCTTAATGACACCGGAGCTCAGTTT TTAAATATAATTAGAATGTATagacaattggattattttggaGAATACCAGCGACGAGTGAGTGGTCAAATTGGAGCAGCACGAACTAAGACACTGGTGAATCAAGCATTGGTCTTAATCACTGTTGGTGGTAACGATTTTGTAAACAATTACTACTTGGTACCTTATTCTGCAAGGTCTCGCCAATATTCCCTTCCAGATTATGTCAAATTTCTCATTATAGAATACAGGAAACTCTTGCAG AGACTATATGATCTAGGAGCACGTAGAGTACTTGTGACAGGAACTGGACCATTAGGTTGCGTGCCAGCAGAACTAGCCATGCGTGGAACAAATGGGGGATGTTCTGCTGAACTTCAACGTGCTGCATCATTGTACAACCCTCAGCTAGTACATATGATCCAAGGACTCAACAAAAAAATTGGCAAAGATGTTTTCATTGCGGCAAATACCGGAGAAATGCACAATAATTTCGTTAATAACCCCAAAGCTTTTG GGTTTACGACATCACAAATTGCTTGTTGTGGGCAAGGACCATACAATGGGATTGGGCTGTGCACATCACTTTCTAACCTATGTCCAAATAGAAACTTGTATGCTTTTTGGGATCCATTCCATCCATCTGAAAAGGCCAACAAACTAATTGTGCAACAAATTATGTCTGGTTCTACAAAATACATGAACCCCATGAACCTCAGCACAGTCCTGGCTTTGGATTCTACTTCTACCACATAA
- the LOC112695364 gene encoding GDSL esterase/lipase At5g33370, which translates to MARCMVWICYIVMAIVGSSLIGATEGARAFFVFGDSLVDNGNNNFLATTARADAPPYGIDYPTRRPTGRFSNGLNIPDFISQALGAEPTLPYLDPELNGDRLLVGANFASAGIGILNDTGIQFVNIIRIYRQLQYFEEYQQRVSALIGSEEAQRLVNGALVLITLGGNDFVNNYYLIPYSARSRQYNLPDYVRYLISEYKKVLRRLYDIGARRVLVTGTGPLGCVPAELAQRSRNGECATDLQEAAALFNPQLVQIIGQLNSEIGSNIFIGANTQQMSNNFITNPTAYGFVTSKVACCGQGPYNGIGLCTVLSNLCPNRDAYAFWDPFHPSERANSIIVQQILSGTTEYMYPFNLSTALALDSMKN; encoded by the exons ATGGCTAGGTGTATGGTGTGGATATGTTACATTGTGATGGCAATAGTAGGAAGCAGTTTAATAGGAGCAACAGAGGGAGCAAGAGCATTCTTTGTGTTTGGGGATTCACTAGTGGATAATGGGAATAACAACTTCTTAGCAACTACTGCAAGAGCAGATGCTCCTCCTTATGGCATTGATTACCCTACTCGCAGACCCACTGGCCGTTTCTCCAATGGCTTAAACATTCCTGATTTTATCA GTCAGGCACTTGGGGCAGAACCCACATTGCCGTACTTGGATCCGGAGCTCAACGGAGATAGATTGCTCGTCGGTGCCAACTTTGCTTCTGCTGGCATTGGAATCCTTAATGATACTGGAATCCAATTT GTAAACATCATAAGAATATACAGGCAGTTACAATACTTCGAAGAATACCAGCAAAGAGTGAGTGCACTGATTGGATCTGAGGAGGCTCAGCGCTTAGTGAATGGAGCGTTGGTGCTTATCACTCTTGGTGGCAATGATTTCGTTAACAACTATTATTTGATCCCTTATTCTGCTAGATCCCGCCAATACAATTTACCTGACTATGTTAGGTATTTGATATCCGAGTATAAGAAGGTTCTCAGG AGGCTATACGATATCGGAGCACGGCGGGTACTGGTGACGGGAACGGGTCCATTGGGGTGTGTTCCGGCGGAATTGGCCCAAAGAAGCAGGAATGGGGAATGTGCAACTGATCTGCAAGAAGCTGCTGCATTGTTTAATCCCCAACTTGTTCAAATTATTGGTCAACTCAATAGTGAAATTGGTTCCAACATCTTCATTGGAGCCAACACTCAACAAATGAGCAATAACTTCATCACTAATCCTACAGCATATG GATTCGTTACATCAAAAGTAGCATGCTGTGGTCAAGGACCCTACAATGGAATAGGACTATGCACAGTGTTATCAAACTTGTGCCCAAACCGTGACGCATACGCATTTTGGGATCCATTCCATCCATCAGAAAGAGCCAACAGTATAATTGTTCAACAGATCTTGTCGGGAACCACAGAGTATATGTATCCGTTTAATCTCAGCACTGCTTTGGCCTTGGACTCCATGAAGAACTAG